The following proteins are co-located in the Komagataeibacter sp. FNDCF1 genome:
- a CDS encoding NAD(P)H-quinone oxidoreductase, whose translation MTDTLPDTMQAITVTEDGTPDSLRVTTMPLPRPGAGEVLVRVMAAGINRPDIMQRQGLYPPPPGASPLMGLEVAGEVVAVGDDVPRDSFPTQGARVCALTNGGGYAQYCTVPVGQCLPWPAGFDAIQAASLPETFFTVWSNLFMTAGLKPGESVLVHGGTSGIGTTAIQLVRAMGGTVYATAGTQDKCTLCTTLGAKAAINYRTEDFSQRIRDLTEGTGVDVILDMIGASYLDGNLRALAIGGRLVIIALQGGAKADGVNLARIMTRRLVVTGTTLRPRDRAYKAEIARQLEDRVWPLLASGAIHPLIHATFPFARVADAHKLMENGSHMGKIVLDLRHPSMDATPR comes from the coding sequence ATGACCGACACCCTGCCCGACACCATGCAGGCCATTACCGTCACCGAAGACGGCACGCCCGATTCCCTGCGTGTCACCACCATGCCCCTGCCCCGTCCCGGCGCGGGCGAAGTGCTGGTACGTGTCATGGCCGCCGGCATCAACCGGCCCGACATCATGCAGCGCCAGGGGCTCTATCCACCCCCGCCGGGCGCAAGCCCGCTTATGGGACTGGAAGTGGCGGGCGAGGTCGTGGCCGTGGGCGATGACGTGCCGCGTGACAGCTTTCCCACACAGGGCGCGCGCGTGTGCGCGCTGACCAATGGCGGCGGCTATGCGCAGTACTGCACCGTGCCTGTCGGCCAGTGCCTGCCATGGCCCGCCGGATTCGACGCCATACAGGCGGCCAGCCTGCCCGAGACGTTCTTTACCGTCTGGTCGAACCTGTTCATGACCGCGGGGCTGAAACCCGGCGAGAGCGTGCTGGTGCATGGTGGCACCAGCGGCATCGGCACCACCGCCATCCAGCTTGTGCGCGCGATGGGGGGTACGGTCTACGCCACCGCCGGGACACAGGACAAATGTACCCTGTGCACGACGCTGGGGGCAAAGGCTGCCATAAACTACCGCACCGAGGACTTTTCCCAGCGCATCCGGGACCTGACGGAAGGGACGGGGGTCGATGTGATCCTCGACATGATCGGGGCGTCCTATCTGGATGGAAACCTGCGCGCGCTGGCCATCGGGGGGCGTCTGGTGATCATCGCCCTGCAGGGGGGCGCCAAGGCGGATGGTGTCAACCTGGCCCGCATCATGACACGCAGGCTGGTGGTGACCGGCACCACGCTGCGCCCGCGTGACAGGGCATACAAGGCCGAAATCGCCCGCCAGCTTGAAGACCGGGTCTGGCCGCTGCTGGCCAGCGGCGCCATCCACCCGCTCATCCATGCCACCTTCCCCTTTGCGCGGGTTGCCGATGCCCATAAACTCATGGAAAACGGGTCCCATATGGGCAAGATCGTGCTGGATCTCCGGCACCCGTCCATGGATGCGACACCACGATAG
- the glnA gene encoding type I glutamate--ammonia ligase: protein MAKKAQAPVAASTPSHSAKAIAKVFEIIKENAVEMVDLRFTDPRGKWHHTTQYVTTIEEDTFREGFMFDGSSIAGWKAINESDMILLPDPTTAVMDPFSAKPQLILICDIVEPSTGQFYNRDPRATAKLAEQYLQSTGLGDTAFFGPEAEFFIFDSVRFGTGPNFGTYELESIEGPGASLKDYPEGNMGHRPGVKGGYFPVAPVDSEGDLRAEMLTTMGEMGLPIEKHHHEVAQSQHELGTKFDTLVRSADFMQIYKYCVHNVAHSYGKTATFMPKPIYGDNGSGMHVHQSIWRDGKPTFGGNGYADLSDEALYYIGGIIKHAKALNAFTNPSTNSYKRLIPGFEAPVLLAYSARNRSASCRIPYATSPKAKRVEVRFPDPTANPYLSFAAMLMAGLDGIKNKIHPGEAMDKDLYDLPPEELKQIPTVAGSLREALTALEADYEFLLAGGVFTKDQIESYCEVKWQEVYKFEHTPHPAEFEMYYSV, encoded by the coding sequence ATGGCAAAAAAAGCACAGGCCCCGGTCGCGGCCTCCACGCCGTCGCATTCAGCCAAAGCCATCGCGAAGGTCTTTGAAATCATCAAGGAAAACGCGGTGGAAATGGTTGACCTGCGTTTCACCGATCCGCGTGGCAAGTGGCATCACACGACCCAGTACGTCACCACGATCGAGGAAGACACCTTCCGCGAAGGCTTCATGTTTGACGGTTCATCCATCGCCGGATGGAAAGCCATCAACGAAAGCGACATGATCCTGTTGCCTGATCCGACAACCGCGGTTATGGACCCGTTCTCCGCCAAGCCGCAGCTTATCCTGATCTGTGACATTGTCGAACCGTCCACCGGGCAGTTCTACAACCGTGACCCGCGCGCGACCGCCAAGCTGGCGGAGCAGTACCTGCAGTCCACCGGCCTGGGTGACACCGCCTTCTTCGGCCCCGAAGCCGAATTCTTCATCTTTGACAGCGTACGATTCGGCACCGGCCCGAATTTCGGCACCTACGAGCTGGAAAGCATCGAAGGCCCCGGCGCGTCGCTCAAGGACTACCCCGAAGGCAACATGGGCCACCGCCCCGGCGTCAAGGGCGGCTACTTCCCCGTTGCCCCGGTTGACAGCGAAGGCGACCTGCGCGCCGAAATGCTGACCACCATGGGCGAGATGGGCCTGCCCATCGAAAAGCACCACCACGAAGTGGCACAGTCGCAGCACGAACTGGGCACCAAGTTCGACACGCTGGTCCGCTCCGCCGACTTCATGCAGATCTACAAGTACTGCGTGCACAACGTCGCCCATTCCTATGGCAAGACGGCAACCTTCATGCCGAAGCCGATCTATGGCGACAACGGCTCGGGCATGCATGTGCATCAGTCCATCTGGCGCGACGGCAAGCCCACATTCGGCGGCAACGGCTATGCCGACCTGTCGGATGAGGCGCTGTACTACATCGGCGGCATCATCAAGCACGCCAAGGCGCTGAACGCGTTCACCAACCCGTCCACCAATTCCTACAAGCGCCTGATCCCGGGCTTTGAAGCGCCCGTGCTGCTGGCCTACTCGGCGCGCAACCGCTCCGCTTCGTGCCGCATCCCGTACGCGACCAGCCCCAAGGCGAAGCGCGTCGAGGTCCGCTTCCCCGACCCCACGGCAAACCCCTACCTGTCGTTCGCCGCCATGCTCATGGCGGGCCTGGACGGGATCAAGAACAAGATCCACCCCGGCGAAGCGATGGACAAGGACCTGTACGACCTTCCCCCCGAGGAACTCAAGCAGATCCCGACCGTTGCGGGCTCGCTGCGTGAGGCGCTGACGGCACTGGAAGCGGACTACGAATTCCTGCTCGCTGGCGGCGTGTTCACCAAGGACCAGATCGAGAGCTACTGTGAAGTGAAGTGGCAGGAAGTCTACAAGTTCGAGCACACCCCGCATCCGGCCGAATTCGAGATGTACTACTCCGTCTGA
- a CDS encoding P-II family nitrogen regulator: protein MKKIEAIIKPFKLDEVKDALHEIGLMGITVIEAKGFGRQKGHTELYRGAEYIIDFLPKVKLEIVCPDDMTERAIEAIMGAARTGRIGDGKIFVTPVVDVIRIRTGERGADAV, encoded by the coding sequence ATGAAAAAGATCGAGGCCATCATCAAGCCCTTCAAGCTCGACGAGGTGAAGGATGCCCTGCATGAAATCGGTCTGATGGGCATAACCGTGATCGAGGCCAAGGGCTTCGGGCGGCAGAAAGGCCATACCGAGCTGTATCGTGGCGCGGAATACATCATCGACTTCCTGCCCAAGGTAAAGCTGGAAATCGTATGCCCGGACGACATGACCGAGCGTGCGATCGAGGCAATCATGGGGGCCGCCCGCACCGGCCGCATTGGCGATGGCAAGATTTTTGTCACCCCGGTTGTGGATGTCATCCGCATCCGCACGGGCGAACGGGGGGCGGATGCGGTCTGA
- a CDS encoding aminotransferase: MKPANAMLSGLPTTIFSIMSALAVRHDAINLGQGFPDTEGPADMVEAAAGALRDGRNQYAPLAGLPELRAAVARSNERFYGITVDPAREVVVTCGATEAITASLMALVNRGDEVVVFEPVYDTYLPVLEMLGATVRTVRLAPPRWDLPRAELAAAFGPRTKAILLNTPMNPTGKVFTADELAFIAGLLARHDAYAVCDEVYEHLTFAPVRHLPLMALPGMRGRTIRIGSAGKSFSLTGWKVGYVTAPAPLADLVAKAHQLLTFAVAPNLQRAVAVGLDKDGAYFTRLAGGMRARCQQLGDGLRQAGFGVLPCDGGYFVIADIAPLGFTGGDVAFCEQMTARVGVAAIPVSAFYDSRGVDIPDRYVRFAFCKRPEVISGAITRLQTVRERLCTGKIAETQKG; the protein is encoded by the coding sequence ATGAAACCCGCGAACGCGATGCTTTCGGGACTGCCGACAACCATTTTTTCCATCATGTCCGCACTGGCGGTCAGGCATGATGCCATCAATCTCGGCCAGGGTTTCCCCGATACCGAAGGCCCCGCCGACATGGTGGAGGCGGCGGCCGGGGCGCTGCGTGACGGGCGCAACCAGTACGCCCCCCTGGCCGGCCTGCCCGAACTGCGCGCCGCCGTTGCCCGCTCCAATGAGCGGTTCTACGGAATCACGGTCGATCCCGCGCGCGAAGTGGTCGTGACCTGCGGGGCGACGGAAGCCATTACCGCGTCCCTCATGGCGCTGGTCAACCGTGGGGATGAGGTGGTGGTGTTCGAACCGGTATACGACACCTACCTGCCGGTGCTGGAAATGCTGGGCGCAACCGTGCGCACGGTGCGCCTGGCCCCGCCGCGATGGGACCTGCCGCGCGCGGAACTGGCCGCGGCCTTTGGCCCGCGTACCAAGGCGATCCTGCTCAACACGCCCATGAATCCGACCGGCAAGGTCTTCACGGCCGATGAACTGGCCTTCATCGCAGGCCTGCTTGCCCGGCACGATGCCTATGCCGTGTGTGATGAAGTGTATGAACACCTGACGTTCGCCCCGGTCCGGCATCTGCCGCTCATGGCGCTGCCGGGCATGCGCGGGCGTACGATCCGCATTGGCAGCGCGGGCAAGAGCTTTTCCCTTACGGGGTGGAAGGTGGGGTATGTGACCGCCCCCGCGCCGCTGGCTGATCTGGTGGCGAAGGCCCACCAGCTGCTGACCTTTGCCGTGGCCCCCAACCTGCAGCGCGCCGTGGCGGTGGGGCTGGACAAGGATGGCGCCTATTTTACCCGGCTGGCCGGGGGGATGCGCGCGCGCTGCCAGCAGCTGGGCGATGGGCTGCGCCAGGCAGGGTTTGGCGTGCTGCCGTGTGATGGCGGCTACTTCGTCATTGCCGATATCGCGCCGCTTGGCTTCACGGGCGGGGATGTCGCGTTCTGTGAGCAGATGACCGCACGGGTCGGGGTCGCGGCCATTCCCGTTTCCGCCTTTTATGACAGCCGGGGCGTGGACATACCCGACCGTTATGTCCGCTTCGCCTTCTGCAAGCGGCCAGAGGTGATCTCAGGCGCCATCACGCGCCTGCAGACCGTGCGCGAACGGCTGTGTACCGGAAAAATTGCGGAAACCCAAAAAGGGTAA
- a CDS encoding SDR family oxidoreductase, translated as MGIGGPVHVIGATGRSGLALCHALTARGCAIVPIVRSLPRWRESGMAVPARMADLAHGTAALRAALADATSIVLTAHARHLPAVVAAAPLSAGIVALGSTRIFTRWPDSHARGVMAGARAFARSGHRGVLLHPSMIYGARGEDNVQRLAALMRRLPVLPLPGGGQARIQPIWQGDVTRALIAALGRKWEGAHELVIAGGEQVTYRDFTRRVALAAGLHPRPAVPVPGRLLMLLARLPVPGLPRIRPAEVRRLMEDKIFDIVPMRAQLGLDPTPLAVGLAHTFGGTD; from the coding sequence ATGGGAATCGGTGGGCCGGTGCATGTCATCGGCGCGACCGGCCGGTCGGGACTGGCGCTCTGCCATGCCCTGACCGCACGGGGGTGCGCCATCGTGCCCATCGTGCGCAGCCTGCCGCGCTGGCGGGAAAGCGGTATGGCGGTTCCGGCCCGCATGGCCGACCTGGCGCACGGAACCGCCGCCCTGCGCGCGGCACTGGCGGATGCCACATCCATTGTTCTGACAGCCCATGCCCGCCACCTGCCCGCCGTTGTGGCGGCTGCACCATTGTCAGCAGGCATCGTGGCGCTTGGCAGCACACGCATCTTTACCCGCTGGCCTGATTCCCATGCCCGTGGCGTAATGGCGGGGGCGCGTGCGTTTGCACGTTCGGGCCACCGGGGCGTGCTGCTGCATCCCAGCATGATCTATGGCGCGCGGGGGGAAGACAACGTGCAGCGCCTGGCCGCCCTCATGCGCCGCCTGCCGGTACTGCCGCTGCCCGGCGGGGGGCAGGCCCGTATCCAGCCCATATGGCAGGGCGATGTGACGCGCGCCCTCATCGCGGCCCTTGGCCGGAAATGGGAGGGAGCGCATGAACTTGTCATTGCCGGGGGGGAACAGGTCACCTACCGTGACTTCACCCGCAGGGTGGCCCTTGCGGCCGGGCTGCATCCCCGCCCGGCCGTGCCGGTGCCGGGGCGGCTGCTCATGCTGCTGGCCCGGCTGCCCGTGCCGGGACTGCCGCGCATAAGGCCTGCCGAGGTGCGTCGGCTGATGGAAGACAAGATATTCGATATAGTGCCCATGCGGGCACAGCTCGGGCTGGACCCCACGCCCCTGGCGGTGGGGCTTGCCCACACGTTTGGCGGTACGGACTGA
- the rplM gene encoding 50S ribosomal protein L13 encodes MKTTLSLKPAEVTRGWTLIDAEGLVLGRLAAIVAQRLRGKHKPQFTPHVDCGDNIVIINAEKVRLTGNKVDQKLFHYHTGYPGGIKERTITQRLTGKNPGHVVRKAVERMITRGPLQRAQMKHLYVYAGSEHPHEGQKPQVLDVAALNRKNAVNTQKVGG; translated from the coding sequence ATGAAGACCACACTTTCGCTGAAGCCCGCCGAGGTGACGCGTGGCTGGACCCTGATCGACGCCGAGGGCCTCGTTCTGGGCCGTCTGGCCGCCATCGTTGCCCAGCGCCTGCGCGGCAAGCACAAGCCCCAGTTCACTCCGCATGTTGATTGTGGCGACAATATCGTCATCATCAACGCCGAGAAGGTCCGCCTGACCGGCAACAAGGTGGACCAGAAGCTGTTCCATTACCACACCGGCTACCCCGGTGGGATCAAGGAACGCACGATCACCCAGCGCCTGACCGGCAAGAACCCCGGCCACGTGGTGCGCAAGGCGGTCGAGCGCATGATCACCCGCGGCCCGCTGCAGCGCGCGCAGATGAAGCATCTGTACGTCTATGCCGGCAGCGAACACCCGCATGAAGGCCAGAAGCCGCAGGTGCTCGATGTCGCGGCGCTGAACCGCAAGAATGCCGTCAACACCCAGAAGGTCGGGGGCTGA
- the rpsI gene encoding 30S ribosomal protein S9, with translation MSETQERTGTLADLKDAVASGQVVSSQEAAPVYEAKRDAQGRSYATGRRKDAVARVWIKPGKGDIIVNGRPVGTYFARPVLRMLITQPFLVADRYNQFDVYCTVVGGGLSGQAGAVRHGISRALTHYEPALRSILKAAGFLTRDSRVVERKKYGRAKARRSFQFSKR, from the coding sequence ATGTCTGAAACCCAAGAACGTACAGGCACGCTGGCTGACCTGAAGGACGCGGTTGCGTCCGGCCAGGTCGTTTCCTCCCAGGAAGCCGCACCCGTCTATGAAGCCAAGCGCGATGCGCAGGGCCGTTCCTACGCCACCGGCCGCCGCAAGGACGCCGTGGCCCGCGTGTGGATCAAGCCGGGCAAGGGCGACATCATCGTCAATGGCCGTCCGGTCGGCACCTACTTCGCCCGCCCGGTGCTGCGCATGCTGATCACCCAGCCCTTCCTGGTGGCGGACCGTTACAACCAGTTCGACGTGTACTGCACGGTCGTTGGTGGTGGTCTGTCCGGTCAGGCCGGTGCGGTCCGTCACGGCATCAGCCGTGCGCTGACCCATTACGAGCCCGCGCTGCGCAGCATCCTGAAGGCTGCCGGCTTCCTGACGCGCGATTCGCGTGTTGTTGAACGTAAGAAGTACGGCCGCGCCAAGGCCCGTCGTTCCTTCCAGTTCAGCAAGCGCTGA
- a CDS encoding DNA/RNA non-specific endonuclease produces the protein MRPALLLACLLAVTGNPGARAEDCAALGAGGQLPVLDNPRMAPQTQVLCSTKFAVLYSGLAREPLWSAEHLDTAMVRAAMSTPREGEFHPDTRIPPGSRAELEDYVRSGFDRGHMTPSGDMPDRQTQEETFALSNIVPQRATLNREKWAMIESGLRRLTLREGELYVVTGPAFHASTLAAIGADRVLVPTSTWKAIYSPRRQQTGVYVCHNVTRNPGCSHVSVTELTRMTGVDPFPALPARLKQTCMALPFGQKRTATYRRRHHYSRRTSLHW, from the coding sequence TTGCGGCCTGCCCTGCTGCTGGCCTGCCTGCTGGCCGTGACGGGCAACCCCGGCGCCCGGGCTGAAGACTGCGCCGCACTGGGGGCGGGCGGGCAGTTGCCCGTTCTGGACAATCCCCGCATGGCGCCACAGACCCAGGTACTGTGCAGCACGAAATTCGCGGTGCTGTATTCCGGTCTTGCACGCGAACCCCTGTGGTCGGCGGAACATCTGGACACCGCGATGGTACGTGCCGCCATGTCCACCCCCCGGGAGGGAGAATTTCATCCCGATACCCGCATCCCCCCCGGATCACGCGCGGAACTGGAGGATTATGTCCGCTCCGGCTTTGACCGGGGGCACATGACGCCATCCGGCGACATGCCCGACCGCCAGACGCAGGAAGAAACCTTCGCCCTGTCCAACATCGTGCCCCAGCGTGCCACGCTGAACCGGGAAAAATGGGCCATGATCGAATCGGGCCTGCGCAGGCTGACCCTGCGGGAAGGCGAACTGTATGTCGTGACCGGCCCGGCCTTCCACGCCAGCACCCTTGCGGCCATAGGTGCCGACCGGGTGCTTGTGCCCACATCCACATGGAAGGCAATCTATTCACCGCGCAGGCAGCAGACGGGGGTGTATGTATGCCATAACGTGACGCGCAATCCCGGGTGCAGCCATGTCAGCGTGACGGAACTCACACGCATGACGGGGGTCGATCCGTTTCCCGCCCTGCCCGCACGCCTGAAACAGACCTGTATGGCCCTGCCCTTTGGCCAGAAGCGTACGGCAACGTATCGCCGTCGCCATCATTATTCGCGCCGCACGTCCTTGCACTGGTAA
- the ilvD gene encoding dihydroxy-acid dehydratase translates to MPAYRSRTTTHGRNMAGARSLWRATGMQDGDFGKPIIAIANSFTQFVPGHVHLKDLGQLVAGAVADAGGIGREFNTIAVDDGIAMGHGGMLYSLPSRELIADAVEYMVNAHCADALVCISNCDKITPGMLMAAMRLNIPTIFVSGGPMEAGKIITNGTEQRTDLITSMVAAANADVSDEQSATIERSACPTCGSCSGMFTANSMNCLTEALGLALPGNGSLVATHADRRELFMRAGREIVALARRWYENDDATALPRGIATKPAFENAMSVDIAMGGSTNTVLHLLAAAHEGRVHFTMSDIDRLSHRVPNLCKVSPSRMDIHMEDVHRAGGIPAIMGELARMGLLHMDAPSVHAPSVSAALEKWDIGTSTADEDARTFFRAAPGGVRTTQAFSQSSRYAALDTDRVGGAIRDAEHAYSQDGGLAVLFGNLAEDGAIVKTAGVAPGLLTFTGPARIFESQDAAVSAILSNAIVPGDVVVIRYEGPKGGPGMQEMLYPTSYLKSKGLAEKCALITDGRFSGGSSGLSIGHISPEAAEGGIIGLLEEGDTVEIDIPNRILRTTVSDADLAARRDAMEERGDRAWQPDRKREVSVALQAYSALTTSAARGAVRDVSQLGRRTSR, encoded by the coding sequence ATGCCCGCCTATCGTTCCCGCACTACGACCCATGGCCGCAACATGGCCGGTGCGCGCAGCCTGTGGCGTGCAACCGGCATGCAGGACGGTGATTTCGGCAAGCCGATCATCGCCATCGCCAATTCCTTCACGCAGTTCGTGCCCGGCCATGTGCACCTCAAGGACCTGGGCCAGCTTGTCGCGGGCGCTGTGGCCGATGCAGGCGGCATCGGGCGGGAGTTCAATACCATTGCGGTGGATGACGGCATCGCCATGGGCCATGGCGGCATGCTGTACAGCCTGCCCTCGCGCGAGCTGATTGCCGATGCGGTGGAATACATGGTCAATGCCCACTGCGCCGATGCGCTGGTGTGCATCAGCAACTGCGACAAGATCACGCCGGGCATGCTCATGGCGGCGATGCGGCTCAACATCCCCACCATCTTCGTCTCTGGCGGGCCGATGGAAGCGGGCAAGATCATCACCAACGGCACCGAGCAGCGCACCGACCTGATCACCTCCATGGTGGCAGCGGCCAATGCGGATGTCAGTGATGAACAGTCCGCCACCATCGAACGCTCGGCCTGCCCCACCTGCGGGTCGTGCTCGGGCATGTTCACCGCCAATTCCATGAACTGCCTGACCGAAGCGCTGGGCCTGGCGCTGCCGGGCAATGGCAGCCTTGTCGCCACCCATGCCGACCGGCGCGAACTGTTTATGCGTGCGGGACGCGAAATCGTGGCGCTGGCCCGCCGGTGGTATGAAAACGACGATGCCACCGCCCTGCCGCGCGGCATCGCCACCAAGCCTGCGTTCGAGAATGCCATGTCGGTCGATATCGCCATGGGCGGGTCGACCAACACCGTGCTGCACCTGCTGGCCGCAGCCCATGAGGGCAGGGTACATTTCACCATGTCCGACATCGACCGGCTGTCCCACAGGGTACCCAACCTGTGCAAGGTCTCGCCCTCACGCATGGACATCCATATGGAGGACGTGCACCGCGCGGGCGGCATTCCCGCCATCATGGGGGAACTGGCGCGCATGGGGCTGCTGCACATGGATGCGCCCAGCGTGCATGCCCCCAGTGTCAGCGCCGCACTGGAAAAGTGGGATATCGGCACCAGCACGGCGGATGAGGATGCGCGTACCTTCTTCCGCGCCGCGCCCGGTGGGGTGCGGACCACGCAGGCGTTCTCCCAGTCCAGCCGCTATGCGGCGCTGGATACCGACCGCGTCGGCGGCGCGATCCGTGACGCGGAACACGCCTACAGCCAGGATGGCGGGCTTGCGGTGCTGTTTGGCAATCTGGCGGAAGACGGCGCGATCGTGAAGACCGCGGGCGTGGCTCCCGGCCTGCTGACCTTTACCGGGCCCGCGCGTATCTTTGAAAGTCAGGATGCCGCCGTTTCCGCCATCCTGAGCAATGCGATCGTGCCGGGTGATGTCGTGGTGATCCGCTATGAAGGACCGAAGGGCGGCCCGGGCATGCAGGAAATGCTGTACCCGACCAGTTACCTGAAATCCAAGGGACTGGCCGAAAAATGCGCGCTGATTACCGATGGCCGCTTCTCAGGCGGCAGTTCGGGGCTGTCCATCGGCCATATCTCGCCTGAAGCGGCGGAAGGCGGCATCATCGGGCTGCTGGAGGAAGGCGATACCGTCGAGATCGACATCCCCAACCGCATCCTGCGCACCACCGTAAGCGATGCGGATCTTGCCGCCCGCCGTGACGCCATGGAGGAACGCGGCGACCGTGCCTGGCAGCCCGACCGCAAGCGTGAGGTCTCGGTTGCATTGCAGGCCTACAGCGCGCTGACCACCAGCGCGGCCAGGGGTGCGGTGCGCGATGTCAGCCAGCTTGGTCGCCGCACCAGCCGCTGA
- a CDS encoding AsmA family protein, whose amino-acid sequence MPQPDHSDTPPGTARRGLLAQIRFPFLGVLAVGVLALVIFWSWDWFIPMVERRAGAALGRRVSVAHLHVHVGRVIRITADGVRIDEPEGFDTLPPFATADHLMVGISLWHLLGGRVDLPVIALDRPVVELNEKRDGSANYHFPSSGGGGSTAMPRIGELNIEAGQLHLVHAGLRSDMRAQVHTTPGKGDVQPRIVADLRGTYTGQAIIGHFSGGALVSLADRTRPYPVDVDVRHGPTRLTLIGTVDDPLSFAGTRLKLTLAGPDMSLLYPLTGVVIPQTPAYHVAGSLDYHDRRVRFRNFEGVVGSSDLGGTLDVDPHQSVTFVDTNLHSRHVDLADLGGFFGATPGEHPSTTQQAAQEKAHEASGAVLPSTPINMPRLKATNVHLVYHGDHIENRHTPLDNIDVLADIRDGTIDVHHLNFAVGKGTLASSGTFVPQGNGMDARIRIDMEQIDLARLMQAMGHNLHGQGIIGGHIVVHGHGQSLAQIVGDGDGGITMALDDGGDISAILPDLVGLELGKALLSALGLPARTDLKCLIADMPLQDGVFHTRTMLLETGDTRTVGSGDIRFSNNTIDYKLLTHSRHFAIASFPGPLYITGALRSPNIRPGAEIIGRAVASVLTGFVFSPIGLLPTIEGGVGKNSSCASAIREVNENPAAGIAPHANHPARRGRHGHGTPVGTSGQHDVNAGSHAGGTENATGGLSAAERARIRAAWAHRQAAH is encoded by the coding sequence ATGCCTCAGCCCGATCATTCCGACACCCCGCCTGGAACAGCGCGGCGCGGCCTGCTGGCGCAGATACGCTTTCCGTTTCTCGGGGTGCTGGCGGTGGGGGTGCTGGCGCTGGTCATTTTCTGGTCCTGGGACTGGTTCATTCCCATGGTGGAACGCAGGGCCGGGGCGGCGCTGGGGCGCAGGGTCAGCGTGGCGCACCTGCATGTACATGTCGGCCGTGTGATCCGCATCACGGCCGACGGGGTGCGGATTGACGAACCCGAAGGATTCGACACCCTGCCGCCCTTCGCCACCGCCGACCACCTGATGGTGGGGATCAGCCTGTGGCACCTGCTGGGTGGCAGGGTGGACCTGCCGGTCATTGCGCTGGACAGGCCCGTGGTGGAACTGAACGAGAAGCGTGACGGGAGCGCCAACTACCATTTCCCGTCCAGCGGTGGTGGCGGTTCGACCGCCATGCCGCGTATTGGCGAGCTGAATATCGAGGCGGGCCAGCTCCACCTTGTCCATGCCGGCCTGCGCAGCGACATGCGCGCACAGGTCCATACCACGCCGGGAAAGGGCGACGTGCAGCCCCGCATCGTGGCCGATCTGCGCGGGACCTATACCGGGCAGGCCATCATCGGGCATTTTTCGGGCGGGGCGCTGGTCTCGCTGGCCGACAGGACCCGGCCCTATCCGGTTGATGTGGACGTGCGCCACGGCCCCACGCGCCTGACGCTGATCGGCACGGTGGATGATCCGCTGTCCTTTGCCGGTACACGGCTGAAGCTGACGCTGGCGGGGCCGGACATGTCGCTGCTCTATCCGCTGACGGGCGTGGTGATTCCCCAGACCCCCGCCTACCATGTCGCGGGCAGCCTGGATTATCATGACAGGCGGGTGCGCTTCCGTAATTTTGAAGGTGTTGTCGGCTCCAGCGACCTTGGCGGCACGCTGGACGTGGACCCGCACCAGAGTGTGACATTTGTCGATACCAACCTGCATTCACGCCATGTGGACCTGGCGGACCTGGGCGGTTTCTTTGGCGCGACACCGGGTGAGCATCCCTCCACCACCCAGCAGGCGGCACAGGAAAAGGCGCATGAGGCCAGTGGCGCGGTGCTGCCTTCCACACCGATCAACATGCCCCGTCTCAAGGCCACCAATGTCCATCTTGTCTATCATGGCGACCATATCGAAAACCGCCATACGCCGCTCGACAACATCGATGTGCTGGCCGATATCCGCGATGGTACGATCGATGTCCATCACCTGAACTTTGCCGTGGGCAAGGGAACGCTGGCCAGCAGCGGCACCTTCGTACCGCAGGGCAACGGCATGGATGCGCGCATCCGCATCGACATGGAACAGATCGACCTGGCCCGGCTGATGCAGGCCATGGGGCATAACCTGCACGGGCAGGGGATCATTGGCGGGCATATCGTGGTGCATGGCCATGGCCAGTCGCTGGCCCAGATCGTGGGTGATGGCGATGGCGGCATTACCATGGCGCTGGATGATGGCGGCGATATTTCCGCCATCCTGCCCGACCTGGTGGGGCTGGAACTGGGCAAGGCGCTGCTTTCCGCGCTGGGCCTGCCCGCGCGGACCGACCTGAAATGCCTGATTGCCGACATGCCGCTGCAGGACGGCGTGTTCCACACCCGCACCATGCTGCTGGAAACGGGGGATACGCGCACCGTGGGCAGCGGGGACATCAGGTTCAGCAACAATACCATCGACTATAAACTGCTCACGCATTCACGGCATTTCGCCATCGCCTCCTTTCCCGGCCCGCTTTACATCACGGGTGCGCTCAGGAGCCCGAATATCAGACCGGGGGCGGAAATCATCGGCCGGGCCGTGGCGTCCGTGCTGACGGGTTTCGTGTTCTCGCCCATAGGGCTGCTGCCCACCATTGAAGGCGGCGTGGGCAAGAATTCCTCCTGCGCCAGTGCCATCCGGGAGGTGAACGAGAACCCGGCCGCAGGTATCGCGCCCCATGCCAACCATCCCGCCAGACGGGGCAGGCACGGGCATGGAACTCCCGTGGGAACATCCGGGCAGCATGATGTGAATGCCGGCAGTCATGCCGGTGGCACCGAAAATGCTACCGGCGGGCTGAGCGCAGCCGAACGCGCGCGGATCCGGGCGGCCTGGGCGCACAGGCAGGCAGCCCATTGA